In one Magallana gigas chromosome 9, xbMagGiga1.1, whole genome shotgun sequence genomic region, the following are encoded:
- the LOC136271372 gene encoding leucine-rich repeat protein lrrA-like, with protein MVFQSLCSLDISNVHLKADDINAEVFSNLDELQFLQIHQNDFHEAKNPRYPDIQLSKLRSLKYLKIDIFNGFQFQKPFENLINLTKLEFNTLGEFKITNTSFDGLKLSPLRSLDMKFRYHVDCDVSEDLFCSFPFLDTNITINFGGKCSVYVALRSLKCLQYRELQKIDMSSNDQEIRSDIVNINNMSVKYLFNICVSELVMDRDAINYLNIHIYKTILWNCLNKLSVSFNQIQYVAFETSFALLTLPRLREINACCNSRLPNIKLFNNYRQQGYKNISIIINLPRSLMELDISYNYIRNQRPIRWYLLVTFSGENMRKLNLQKTNFPVEYKDVFNFPSLRILNLSENNFTNIHPNIFQRVRNLRQLFASNVNLNLINSLIAEGLFKNLKCLTKLDLSRNGLAFLPQSLLNDQKQSLTEINLDHNMFSTIHDSLMQLENLNNLYLRYNLISKISEKDQRLF; from the coding sequence atGGTCTTTCAAAGCTTATGCAGTTTGGATATTTCTAATGTACATCTTAAAGCCGATGACATTAATGCCGAAGTCTTTTCTAATCTTGACGAACTCCAATTTCTTCAAATAcatcaaaatgattttcatgAGGCGAAAAATCCAAGATATCCTGATATTCAGCTTTCCAAACTTcgttcattaaaatatttgaaaattgacatttttaatgGATTTCAGTTTCAAAAACCGTTTGAAAACCTtataaatttaaccaaattagAATTCAATACTCTGGGTGAATTTAAAATAACTAATACTTCTTTCGATGGTCTTAAGCTCTCCCCACTCCGCAGCCTCGATATGAAGTTTAGATATCATGTAGATTGTGACGTTTCGGAAGATCTTTTTTGCTCGTTTCCCTTCTTAGACACAAATATCACAATCAATTTTGGTGGCAAGTGCAGTGTGTATGTAGCACTAAGATCACTCAAATGTTTACAATATCgtgaattacaaaaaattgatatgtcTTCAAATGATCAAGAAATAAGATCAGACatagttaatataaacaatatgagCGTTAAGTACCTTTTCAATATCTGCGTGAGTGAGCTAGTAATGGATCGAGACGCAATTAACTATcttaatatacatatttacaaaaCTATACTATGGAATTGTCTAAATAAGTTAAGTGTTAGCTTTAATCAGATCCAATATGTTGCTTTTGAGACATCTTTTGCTTTATTAACTTTGCCACGGCTGCGGGAAATAAATGCATGTTGCAATTCTCGTTTACctaacataaaattatttaataactaCCGTCAACaaggatataaaaatatttccatcATCATTAATCTGCCAAGAAGTCTGATGGAACTTGACATCTCTTACAATTACATCCGCAATCAGCGTCCTATAAGATGGTATTTACTTGTAACGTTTTCAGGGGAAAATATGCGCAAACTGAATCTTCAAAAAACTAATTTTCCTGTAGAGTATAAAGATGTCTTTAATTTTCCGTCCTTAAGAATCCTTAATTTATCTGAAAATAACTTTACAAATATTCATCCCAATATATTTCAAAGAGTGAGAAACCTTCGCCAGTTATTCGCATCAAATGTCAACTTAAACTTAATTAACAGTTTGATTGCCGAaggtttgtttaaaaatctcaaatgtTTGACAAAACTTGATCTATCTCGAAATGGCTTAGCCTTTTTACCGCAGTCTCTACTAAATGAccaaaaacaatctttaacaGAAATTAATCTAGATCATAATATGTTTTCTACCATCCACGATTCCTTAATGCAGTTGGAAAATTTGAACAATCTCTATCTTCGATACAACTTGATATCAAAGATTTCGGAGAAGGACCAGAGacttttttaa